Within the Zea mays cultivar B73 chromosome 10, Zm-B73-REFERENCE-NAM-5.0, whole genome shotgun sequence genome, the region agcacaccaagcattcctgcaacattcctaagcaccaagacatcgattccgtgcctttgattctttgcgatagcaattagagctctagttgagtagtgaactcattgagttgtgttgtgagctctcattgcgacttgtgtgcgtggtgttgctgtgatttcttgtcttgagtgtgttgctaatccctcccttgctccgtgtttctttgtgaatttcaagtgtaagggcgagaggctccaagttgtggagattcctcgcaaacgggattgagaaaaagcaagcaaaacaccatggtattcaagtgggtctttggaccgcttgagaggggttgattgcaaccctcgtccgttgggacgccacaacatggagtaggcaagcgttggtcttggccgaaccacgggataaccaccgtgccatctctgtgattgatcttgttggttattgtgttttgttgaagattcctctctagccacttggcggttattgtgctaacacttaaccaagtttttgtggcctaagttttaagtgttacaggatcacctattcaccccccctctaggtgctctcagcaatgCAACCACCATGATAGGGTTAAGCATGCTTGCAGAACATATGCATTTTTAGCATCATCCAGAGAAATTGCACTGGCCATAAATGAATCAATGAAATGGGGAAAtaaaaagggtacttgttcttgcatCTGAGGACCTACAATCCTTGTAGAGCTTTAGGAGCATGGGAGGGCGGCGTCCAGATCTGCAGGCGGAGGACTAGCTCGCCCGATTAGCTAGGAGAGGCTAAGCCAAGGAACCTTTACAAGGGGAATCAAGTAGAGACAGAAGGGTGGAAAGGTGGATGGATTGAGGATGGACGAAGCAGCAAGAAGAGGGACGAGGAGGAGACCAAGCACGAAGGAAGAGACACGAAGCAAGCAAAGTCGATGTCACCATTCCCTTGGCCTTGATCGTAGTGTCGGTAGCATTGACCACATACCTCCATCTCCTCACGTCGATCTCCTCTAGGCATAACACCACATCCCTAGTTATCTCCACCTTCATAGTCATCGACGCTAGAACCTTAGCGCCTAGGGTGGTATCCTTCATCATTCCCTCGACCTCCCTCAATAGTGACATGCACAGTATCTCGCACACCCGACATAGACAATGTGATGTTCTACGCTGCTGCCACCCCTACTCCGACACTAGGCCGCTTCAACCCCATCCTTGATGGCATCAGGAGATGGGGGACACGGGGGTGGGTGGGTGAGCAGGAACCCATGCTCTTGGTAGGGCACTATAGTAAGTTTGGTATGAGAGGGGGTGGGCGGCGTCTACTTCCGTTTCTGGTGAGGCGCATGCAGCTTTTTTAGCACGAACGTGCGAGCGGGAGGAGCGAGGTGATGAATGCGAGGGGGAAGGTGGCACTACGAAGCACCAGGACAAATGACCCCCTAGAGAGGAGCACTAGGCCTATGACCATACCATGGCAATGTAAGATGTGTGGGCATTGTTGAGACATGCGTTGTCAGATTAGGTGAGAACAATCATGGTCACAGTAGAGGTATCGATTACGCAACATGGCGATTGGACGAGTATGGCCTAGCCTAGAAAACATTCTATAGTGCAGGGGTAGTGGGTCGGCTTCCTCCCATCCCATTGCCACACCCGCGGGCAACCATTGTTGTAAGCGATTCGATGAGAAATCGCTTCACATGGGGCCAAGACAAGGTAGCGCCAGTGTATCCAAGCAATTCTAGAGGGATCCACGTGTCATGCCGCGAAACCATCCTGGAGCACACGGATCACGGACGTGAGGCAGAGGGACTCGGGTTCAAGGAACCTGATTATGTTCGGATAAGTTAAGTTTTTTATAAACAGAGGTAGAAGGAGCTAGCTAATAGTTTTCTATACGCTAGATAGTTTAGTAGTTGAAAATGAGCTATAGTTGGGCCATAAGCTAGCCTTTTTAATAGCTAGCAACTTATGTTACTCACTCTATGATCCATTAACTAcaaatagttagctagctaattagCTAATTGCTTATAACAAATATTAGGTAGCTAACTCTTATAGCATCTCCAACATGAGTCCCTAATGGAGTTGTATTTTAAAATATAGGACTCTAACACCAAAAAACTACTTCAACATAGGTCCTATTTCACAAAAAAAATCATCAAATAATTATAGGACTCACACTACAGGAAaatacttaacttcctagagcctaaactgCAGGAAGTTTGCCCTATACTCTCGGAAGTTAGAAAATTGAAAGTTATGCTCTTAGAAAGAAACGATCGGAAGTTAGCTTAGCTTCCGAGAGGCTCTCAGAAGTTCTCGGAAGGTAGATTAACTTTTGAGAGGCCTCTCAAAAGTTAATGGGTTCACGTCGTTCCCGTGGGCGACGCTgttagccagctaactttcgACCATTTACtcttcctctaggaagttagcaggCTAACTTTCTACCATTTATTATTCCTTTAGGAAACTGCTTCTAtaagctctaggaagttagcgccGTTTCtataggctctaggaagttagttaGCTCTAGACAGTTAAATTGACCATCATTACAAAGGCAGTAGGAAGTTTATTTTCTTTCGAGAGTGCCTACATGGTCGTCCAAAGTTATTAACTTCTTACGGTTTCTTTGGAAAACCGTAGGAGGTTAGTAGGTCGTAGGAAGTTTTAACTTTTGATGTAGTATCAATCTCTCAGTTTCTAAATATAGGACCTAATATGCTGGAGCTCTATCATCAATTTATGCACTATTTCTAACATTTTATTTCCTAAATAATATGATCTATTTTCTAACTGCAAATGTTTTTGTGACCATAAACATTTCAAATCAGGtcctattttaatatgtagaactCAGCTATAGAACTTCTTGTTGGAAAATGCTCTTAGCTGGTTATACCAATAGCGAGATAGTTGTTAGTTGTTATTAGCTAATAATTAGCTAGACTATTAGTTAAATTTGTCTGAATTTAAAGAAGCTAATTATAACAAGCTACTCCATCTGTCCTAAGAAAGAGTGTCTCTATAGGGTTCATCAAAATTTCTTAGATTTGATTAGATTTGTAGGAAACAATAAAAACATTTACTTCTTTAAACAAGTTTATACGAAAATGTATTTAACGATTAATCTAAAAATATCAATTATGCACCATAAATATTGAAATTTTATTTATATTTGGTTCAACGTGTTTAATTTCTCAGTCATTGAGAATGATACTCTTTACGGGACAAAGAGTAATTGTTAATTCTATAGATTGAAACATGGTTTTAGATAAGCGTATAATTTCTAGTTGCATTGAGAGAATTTGTTCGATTTGGGTCCCTTTGGAAGTCAGAGTTTTTTTTATAAACGATGTATATGAATTTTACGAGAAAGCAGTTGATTTTTCATAGAAACGCAGAAATGGCAAAAAAAAGGTCTAGTATTCTAGAAGGGGCCTTAAACTATGGACATGTGGTTTAATGTCTAGTGTTCTATTTTGCCGACGCTTTTCTCCTGAACCGGACCTGCCACCGTGAACCGGCTCTGCCATCAAGACATGAGTCTATTTGGTTCATCTTTTTTCTGACAAACTTTTTTATAAATCTAGGTGTGGAGAAAATTTAGCTGTAAAAATTATATGCAGAGAAAGATAAAAGAGTTCATATAATTTAGAATGTAGTCATAATAACTCATCTGATTTTATGTTTACGTTGATTTTAAATAGATTTTAATAAAGTGATTTTTATAGATGCATGTTGAAATATTAGACGTTTGAAAGTCTCCAGCAACTTCTAATGACCAGGAACTGAAACAAACGCGACCGCAGAATCTCCGTCGGACCTCACAAGAAAATAAATACCAAGCAAAGCGTTAGATAACTCGATTTCAAAGTTCAAACGCTGGCGCCCAAATAGTTTGATTTTCTCCGGACGCTGGAACAAGTCGGTAAAACTTTAAACAAAGCATAAAGTCTCCAACGGCAAATTACTAGCACGCCAGAGCACGGGCAGTAGTCAAACGGAGGTGGGGCAGAACGGGTTGACTTCACACTAAACAATGCCAGTGCACTCATcaagcaagcatcaccttcggtgGGACCCGGATCAACGGCGTACAGAACCGCTCGTGACATCAACGGCTGGGATCAATCATTCGGCAATCGCGAGGATCAAATGATTGTCGTTGAGTATAAAGTCGGCGGTGATTTTTCTTTTTGAACTTCCTGGTGAATACAAATATCAAACCGGGAACTTTTCCATGTTTTGGTTAGCGAAGTATGACAACCAGCCGTGCAGTGGCCAGTGGTCCGTCTGAATACAAAACAACAGAATCAAGAACCTTTCTTtttaggaacaattggatctataccattaaaagatccaaactttagatatataccatggaccccacatgtcattgactcatgtggacccacatgtaagtgagatagtaatggtatggatctaaagtggtgatcttttaatggtatagatccaaattTCCCTTCTTTTTATCCAATAAAGGTAGATATATACACcgaggggtgtttgaatgcactgtagcagctaatagttagtggctaaaactATCTAGAGACATTCAAACACCCTATCTAATAGTTCAGTTAttagttatttgttagctagctaattatattaacatatttttaactaactaactattagctttagtgcattcaaacatcccCTGAGTTTGGTTCGTAGCATCTCCTCCAAATCAAGTTAAAATTTTGCATAGGTCACCATATTAGTGCCCATAGATCTAGCCGAATTTAACCACCGAAGTGAACTAAAATGCATAGATAAAGGGGCGTGCCAAGTCAGATTTAGACATCCATTTAAACGATGGCTACAATGAGTAGAATCGGTCGAAATTTGGCTTTGCTACTGGATCAAGCACAACATAGAAGCTGAATAGCTAAGGCTTGAGCTCACTTTTACGAACCAGTTTGACATTGTGTTAACTACTGAAATACTACTGGGATTCGAGGGGCAGAGATCAGATGTAGCAGGGAGGAGAAGGCTTGAGGTGGAAGAAGACGTGAACATGGGGGAAGCTATATTGCTTATATTTCTGTTCTTCGATGATTTCCTCCCATATCCGCGCCTGGGTTTATATTCTACCCAGTGAATGGAGCATACCACCATACTCTATATATCCCAATGGCCCACAACTCACGCAGCCCACTCCGGTTCAGATAACCAAACATTGCTCTGTTGCTCTCTTCGCGCTCTTCCTTTGTCTGTCTTTACTGAAGACTGCAACTTCTCCTTTATTTCATCAGCTTGATCACACTCCGGCAATGGTCTGCTAACAAATTGCTTTATAGAATCTCATATAAATAGGATGAGAATGAATCTAAAACATAACTTGGTTTAGATGGAGAGTTGTTGAGGGAGAGAAAAAAGCTCTTCATTTGCCATGGCCTTGGGATGCTCGCGAGATAGGCAGTGGTTGAGCTAAAGTAAATTTGAGGAGGGTGCAATTGTCTTGTGGGTGCATAAAGATTTGTTATAGGAGTGCATGTATGGTGAAATTTTATCTAAATCTATAGATTTTACATCTTTAGAATTACGTTTTCGGTTTATTATTAGACGATCACAAAGTGAAACTCAGGGTGTAGATAGACCTGTTCAAATGACGGGTTGGATTGAGTTGAGTTAAGGTTGGGTTGTGGGCTATTTAGCATGGCCCATACCAGCCCCGTGCCTAGTGTCGGGTTAGGGTTGGGTGGCTCATACCTCCCTATTTGATGTGTCGGATCGGGTTTATTGGTGTTGGGTCGGGGGTTTTCGGGTTAGGTCGGGTTTTAGATAAAAAATCATGGCCTGTATTTGGCCCGTGAATTAGGGCTCATTTGATTGGTGCCTAGCCTAGGGATGCTAGTCAGGTAGTGGCGAAGCTAAAGTAAATTTGAAGAGGGCACAATTGTCTCTGTGGGTGCATAAAGATTTGTTAGATGGGTGCATATATGGTGAAATTTTATCAAAATCTATAGATTTTACATTTTGGGGGTTCATTTGCATCCATTCAGTGTAATGTAGCTTCACCCATGCAGACAGGTCCATCCAGCCCCTAGACGTTCAAAATCGACGTGGGGAGCTATCTGACCACACATTtacctagagatggcaacgggtaaaaacccgctgggtattacttgcccaaacTCATACCCGCGAAGAAAAAAATATGCCTGTTAAAAAGcccatacccatgacgggtataaaattttacccaaacccatACACATGCGAgtttcgggtacccaacggggttcccatacccactaacatcaacataaaaaataatttaTCATGTAAATaacaatcaatacattaataagctaggataaaaggaacaagtgataactaattttagcttaaaatttgttacatgaagtttatttcaattagaacatattcaattaataatattatgagacatatttataaggaatgatgattttaaggcgggttttaaaaacccatgggtttgcgggtatgggtagtggaagaataaacccatgcccacgtacccgttgggtttccatttgaacccattaacaaactCATTGATATAGAAATTGACTCAAACtcataccctaatagagcaaaaacccaccgggtttcgggtagcgggtactcattgccatctctacatTTACCTGGGTGCCAACCAAACAAGCCTTATTGTGGGTCGAAAATTACGACAAGTATCCGACTGTTATATTAGTTGGGTCGGGTCAGACCATGTTCTTTTTTATGGTCGAGTCGGATGACCCATAATCAGATCTACGTGTAGAGCTCTACTAAGCTAGCCTTAATCTCATAGGGCCCACATGATGGTAAGTTAACAGGTTAACTCCGGTAATTTTTTTCACAGCCAATGGTACGAAATACGAGTACGAGGTGATTAATTCTACAATTAATCGCGATTCACCACGGAGTGAGACAAGACAAACAATTTCATTCCATCACGGATTCACGAGCATCACGCACCAGCCGCCGAAGCAAAGCCCCTATCATACGGCCCACCCGTCAGTAACATGTGGTCCCCGTCCCCGCGCGCGCCTCTGTACTCCCCCGCGTGGGCCCCAATAGCTTCCTCCCCTCTCTCCGCAAACGGCTACCAGCcttgccgcccgctcggcccaacCAAACGTGCACCGTCCGATTCCCCACCAGACGGCCGGATCCGCCCCGCGCCCCCGACCGTTGCGCGGCCACGTCAGCGCAAGTGACTCGACCGTTGGGGCGGCCGGCAACTCTGCTCGCCATTTCAAaaagcgaaggcgaagcgtccgaCGGAATAAATACAGGCGCTGCCACGCCCTGCGCCCCACCAGATCCTCTTCCTCCTCGGTTTGCGAGCTCATCGATTGCTCACTCATCACTCTATGCTCACGAGCTCCAGCCTTCAGAGCGCTATAATTCCGGCCCGATCCTTTGTTGGAAACCTTCTCCGAGCTTTCCACGGTTCATGGGAGCGCGAGTGGTGGGTGCAGCAAGCTCCAGCCTTTTCTGGTGGGTCTGAGCTGAGCTGAGCTTTGAGAGATCCATCGAGCTGGTCTGGATCGCTAGTTTCGCTGGTTGGCCGTGGAGTTGATTTGATTTCTGGGAGCGATGTCGCGCCGGCTGTCGCTGCCGGCGGGGTCGCAAGTCACGGTGACTGTGTCGCCGACGAGGGGCAAGGCTGAGAGCCCCGGGGACGGGGTGATCAAGAGGAGCGGCGGCAGGATCGGGCTCACCAGCCCTGCGCCGAGGCACTCGCTCGGTGGGGCGGGGTCCTCCACCATCCCCACTGTGCAGCTCTCGCCCGTGCGCCGGAGCGGTGGCAGCCGGTACGCGTCGCTGGACGGCGGTGCAGGCGCGGATGACAGCGCCGAGTTCGTGCACTACACCGTGCACATCCCGCCCACACCCGAGCGGACGGTGGCGGCGTCCGCTGACTCCGTCGATGCGCCagcgccgacggcgtacgacgaGGACGGCGGCGCGGCGGGGGTGCGGGCGCAGAGGAGCTACATCTCCGGTACCATCTTCACGGGCGGACTCAACCAGGCCACGCGCGGCCACGTTCTCAACACCTCCGCCAACAGCGCCGCGGTCGCGGCCTCCGCCAACATGTCGTGCAAGATGCGCGGCTGCGACATGCCGGCGTTCCTGTCCTCTGGCGCCGGCGGCGGGCCGTGCGATTGCGGCTTCATGATCTGCCGCGAGTGCTACGCGGACTGCGTCGCGGCCGCGGGGAACTGCCCCGGGTGCAAGGAGCCCTACTCTGCGGGGAGCGACACCGACGACGATGGCGAGGACGATGAGGccgtctcctcgtccgaggagcggGACCAGCTGCCGCTCACGTCAATGGCGAAGCGCTTCTCCCTCATACACTCCATGAAGATGCCCAGCAAcaacggtggcggcggaggaaAGCCGGCCGAGTTCGACCACGCGCGCTGGCTCTTCGAGACCAAGGGCACCTATGGCTACGGCAACGCGCTCTGGCCCAAGGACGGACacggcggcggtggcggtggcggcggcttCTCTGGATTCGAGGAGCCGCCCAACTTCGGCTCCCGCTGCCGCCGGCCGCTCACCAGGAAGACCAGCATATCTCAGGCCATCCTCAGTCCTTACAGGTAGCAAATTAATGGCAAGAGATTTATTAGAAAAATCCCTCTGAAAACAATAGATTTCTGTGCGGTTATGGTAGATTTAACTCTGCTCTCCGGTACAGGCTGCTGATCGCAATCCGTCTCGTAGCGCTGGGGTTCTTCCTGACATGGCGTATTCGGCACCCGAACCCAGAGGCGGTGTGGTTGTGGGCGCTTTCGGTGACGTGCGAGGTCTGGTTCGCCTTCTCCTGGCTTCTCGACAGCCTCCCCAAGCTCTGCCCCATCCACCGGGCCGCCGACCTGGATGTCCTTGCCGAGCGCTTCGAGCTGCCCACCGCCCGCAATCCCAAGGGCCACTCCGACCTGCCCGGCATCGACGTCTTCGTCTCCACCGCCgacccggagaaggagccgccgCTCGTCACAGCCAACACCATCCTCTCCATCCTCGCGGCCGACTACCCGGTCGAGAAGCTCGCCTGCTACCTCTCCGACGACGGCGGCGCGCTGCTCACCTTCGAAGCGCTCGCCGAGACAGCAAGCTTCGCTCGCACCTGGGTGCCGTTCTGCCGCAAGCACGGCGTTGAGCCGCGCTGCCCGGAGGCCTACTTCGGCCAGAAGAGGGACTTCCTCAGGAACAAGGTGCGTGTGGATTTCGTCCGGGAGCGGCGGAAGGTGAAGCGGGAGTACGACGAGTTCAAGGTCAGGGTGAACTCGCTGCCCGAGGCCATCCGCCGGCGCTCCGACGCCTACAACGCCGGCGAGGAGCTGCGCGCCAGGAGAAGGCAGCAGGAGGAGGCCATGGCGGCCGGCACCATTCTTGGAGCGTTGCCTGAGGCAGCAGGGGCCGTGAAGGCGACATGGATGTCCGACGGCTCGCAGTGGCCTGGCACTTGGCTCACCTCTGCACCAGACCACTCCCGTGGTGATCACGCTGGCATCATTCAGGTGATTGATTGCTCGATCAGTCGATTGATGGAAAGATTTATCAATTGCACTGTTCTTTAGTTGTTGATTTGAGATGCTGATGTCTCGTGTGCCTGAAATCGCAGGCAATGCTTGCGCCTCCGACATCAGAGCCCGTGCTGGGCGCGGAGCCGGCGGAGTCCGGCGGGCTGATCGACACAACGGGCGTGGACATCCGGCTGCCGATGCTGGTGTACGTGTCCCGCGAGAAGCGCCCGGGGTACGACCACAACAAGAAGGCCGGCGCCATGAACGCGCTGGTGCGCACGAGCGCCATCATGTCGAACGGGCCCTTCATCCTCAACCTCGACTGCGACCACTACGTGCACAACTCGGCGGCGCTCCGTGAGGGGATGTGCTTCATGCTCGATCGCGGCGGCGACCGCGTCTGCTATGTCCAGTTCCCGCAGCGGTTCGAGGGCATCGACCCCAACGACCGGTACGCCAACCACAACCTCGTCTTCTTCGACGTCGCCATGCGCGCCATGGACGGGCTGCAGGGACCTATGTACGTCGGCACCGGCTGCGTCTTCCGCCGCACCGCGCTGTACGGGTTCAGCCCGCCGCGCGCCACGGAGCACCACGGTTGGCTCGGGAGGAGGAAGATCAAGCTGTTGCTGAGGAAGCCCACCATGGGAAAGAAGACGGACAGGGAGAACAACAGCGATAAGGAGATGATGCTGCCGCCGATCGAGGACGACGCCTTCCAGCAGCTCGACGACATCGAGTCGTCCGCGCTGCTCCCGCGGCGGTTCGGCAGCTCGGCAACGTTCGTGGCGTCCATCCCCGTGGCAGAGTACCAGGGGCGGCTCCTGCAGGACACGCCCGGCGCGCACCAGGGCCGCCCCGCCGGAGCCCTGGCCGTGCCTCGCGAGCCGCTTGACGCGGACACCGTCGCGGAGGCCATCAGCGTCATCTCGTGCTTCTACGAGGACAAGACGGAGTGGGGGCGGCGCATCGGGTGGATCTACGGGTCGGTGACGGAGGACGTGGTGACGGGGTACCGGATGCACAACCGCGGGTGGCGGTCCGTGTACTGCGTGACGCGGCGCGACGCGTTCCGCGGCACGGCGCCCATCAACCTCACCGACCGGTTGCACCAGGTGCTCCGGTGGGCGACGGGGTCCGTGGAGATCTTCTTCTCCCGCAACAACGCCCTGTTCGCGTCCCCGCGGATGAAGTTCCTCCAGCGCGTGGCCTACTTCAACGTGGGCATGTACCCGTTCACCTCCATCTTCCTCCTCGTCTACTGCGTGCTCCCGGCCGTCTCCCTCTTCTCCGGCAAGTTCATCGTGCAGTCGCTCAACGCCACCTTCCTGGCGCTGCTGCTCGTCATCACCATTACGCTCTGCCTGCTGGCCCTGCTGGAGATCAAGTGGTCCGGGATCACGCTGCACGAGTGGTGGCGCAACGAGCAGTTCTGGGTGATCGGCGGGACTAGCGCGCACCCGGCGGCCGTGCTGCAGGGCCTCCTCAAGGTGATTGCCGGCGTGGACATCTCCTTCACGCTGACGTCGAAGCCGGGCACCGGCGACGACGGCGAGGAGGACGCGTTCGCGGAGCTGTACGAGGTGCGGTGGAGCTTCTTGATGGTGCCGCCCGTGACGATCATGATGGTGAACGCGGTGGCGGTAGCCGTGGCGTCGGCACGCACGCTGTACAGCGAGTTCCCGCAGTGGAGCAAGCTGCTTGGCGGC harbors:
- the LOC100216739 gene encoding Cellulose synthase-like protein D4, producing the protein MSRRLSLPAGSQVTVTVSPTRGKAESPGDGVIKRSGGRIGLTSPAPRHSLGGAGSSTIPTVQLSPVRRSGGSRYASLDGGAGADDSAEFVHYTVHIPPTPERTVAASADSVDAPAPTAYDEDGGAAGVRAQRSYISGTIFTGGLNQATRGHVLNTSANSAAVAASANMSCKMRGCDMPAFLSSGAGGGPCDCGFMICRECYADCVAAAGNCPGCKEPYSAGSDTDDDGEDDEAVSSSEERDQLPLTSMAKRFSLIHSMKMPSNNGGGGGKPAEFDHARWLFETKGTYGYGNALWPKDGHGGGGGGGGFSGFEEPPNFGSRCRRPLTRKTSISQAILSPYRLLIAIRLVALGFFLTWRIRHPNPEAVWLWALSVTCEVWFAFSWLLDSLPKLCPIHRAADLDVLAERFELPTARNPKGHSDLPGIDVFVSTADPEKEPPLVTANTILSILAADYPVEKLACYLSDDGGALLTFEALAETASFARTWVPFCRKHGVEPRCPEAYFGQKRDFLRNKVRVDFVRERRKVKREYDEFKVRVNSLPEAIRRRSDAYNAGEELRARRRQQEEAMAAGTILGALPEAAGAVKATWMSDGSQWPGTWLTSAPDHSRGDHAGIIQAMLAPPTSEPVLGAEPAESGGLIDTTGVDIRLPMLVYVSREKRPGYDHNKKAGAMNALVRTSAIMSNGPFILNLDCDHYVHNSAALREGMCFMLDRGGDRVCYVQFPQRFEGIDPNDRYANHNLVFFDVAMRAMDGLQGPMYVGTGCVFRRTALYGFSPPRATEHHGWLGRRKIKLLLRKPTMGKKTDRENNSDKEMMLPPIEDDAFQQLDDIESSALLPRRFGSSATFVASIPVAEYQGRLLQDTPGAHQGRPAGALAVPREPLDADTVAEAISVISCFYEDKTEWGRRIGWIYGSVTEDVVTGYRMHNRGWRSVYCVTRRDAFRGTAPINLTDRLHQVLRWATGSVEIFFSRNNALFASPRMKFLQRVAYFNVGMYPFTSIFLLVYCVLPAVSLFSGKFIVQSLNATFLALLLVITITLCLLALLEIKWSGITLHEWWRNEQFWVIGGTSAHPAAVLQGLLKVIAGVDISFTLTSKPGTGDDGEEDAFAELYEVRWSFLMVPPVTIMMVNAVAVAVASARTLYSEFPQWSKLLGGAFFSFWVLCHLYPFAKGLLGRRGRVPTIVFVWSGLISMTISLLWVYISPPAGARELIGGGGFSFP